The Zea mays cultivar B73 chromosome 7, Zm-B73-REFERENCE-NAM-5.0, whole genome shotgun sequence DNA segment aagcacagggttggcaagccattcgggatggaatacctctttgatgaaccctgccgccattagcttgtggatctcctcacctatggctctgcgcttctcctcgtcgaatcggcgcagaggctgcttgacgggtcgggctccggcctggatgtccagcgagtgctcggcgacatccctcggtatgtcgggcatgtccgagggactccacgcgaagacgttggcgttcgcgcggagaaagtcgacgagcactgcttcctatttgggatcgagcccggagccgatccgaacttgcttggaggcgtcgctgctggggtcgagggggacggacttaaccgtctccgctggctcgaagttgccggcatgacgcttcatgtctggcacctccttagagaggctctctaggtcggcgatgagggcctcggactcggcgagggcctcggcgtactccatgcactccatgtcgcattcgaacgcgtgtttgtacgtggggccgacggtgatgaccccgttggggcccggcatcttgagcttgaggtaggtgtagttggggacggccatgaacttcgcgtagcagggcctccccaatatcgtgtggtaggttcctcggaacccgaccacctcgaacgtcagggtctcccttcggaagttggagggtgttccgaagcagacaggaagatcgagttgtccgaggggctggacgcgcttcccggggatgatcccatggaaaggcgcagcgcccgcccggaccgaggacagatcgatacgcagaagcccgagggtctcggcgtagatgatgttgaggctgctgcctccgtccatgaggaccttggtgagcctgacgtcgccgatgatggggtcgacgacgagcgggtatttccccgggctcggcacatggtcggggtggtcggcttggtcgaaggtgatgggcttgtcggaccagtctaggtagactggtgccgccaccttcaccgaacagacctcccggcgctcttgcttgcggtgccgagccgaggcgttcgccgcttgcccgccgtagatcatgaagcagtcgcggacctcgaggaactctcctgcttgttgatcttccttcttgtcatcgtcgtgggccctgccaccctccgcgggtggcccggccctgtggaagtggcgccgaagcatgacgcactcctcaagggtgtgtttgacgggcccctggtgataggggcatggctccttgagcatcttgtcgaagaggttgggacctccggggggtttccgagggttcttgtactcggcggcggcgacaaggtccgcgtcggcggcgtcgcgtttcgcttgcgacttcttcttgcccttcttcttggcgccgcgctgagctgacgcctcgggggcatcttccgatgggcggccctggggctgcttgtccttccggaagatagcctcgatcgcctcctggccggaggcaaacttggtggcgatgtccatcagctcgctcgccctggtggcggtcttgcgacccagtttgctaaccaggtcgcggcaggtggtgccggcgaggaacacgccgatgacatccgagtcggtgatgttgggcagctcggtgcgctgcttcgagaatcgccggatgtagtctcggagagactctctcggctgctgtcggcagcttcggaggtcccaggaattcccggggcgcacgtacgtgccctggaaattactggcgaaagcttggactaggtcgtcccagtcagagatctgccccggaggcaggtgctccaaccaggcgcgagcggtgtcggagaggaacaggggaggttgcggatgatgaggttgtcatcgtccgttccacccagttggcaggccagatggtagtccgcgagccacagttccggtctcgtctcccccgagtactttgtgatagtagtcgggggtcggaaccgggtcgggaacggcgcccgtcgtatggcccggctgaaggcctgcggaccgggtggttcgggcgagggactccgatcctccccggtgTGATCgcagtgatggtgctcgttgccgaggcgacccggggccgcaggcgctgtgttgcgcgtgcgcccggtgcagaccgaggcttcccgcatgaatcgggaagtcacggcacgatgttccgaggggttcccctgccttcgggaggcggagctctcggcccgccggaccgcggcgccttccaggagattcttgagctctccctggattcaccgcccctcggtggttgatggctccggcattgcgcggaggagcattgctgttgcagccaggttctggccgaccccactggatgcgggtggcggcctgatcctgacatcgtcggcgatgcagtgctggaagccctggggtagatgacgcatttctccggccggaggttggcccacccatgcctgcccgacgtcccggcggattggctcaagcgctcctgctccctcgtcgagcctggcctgcaccccgcagatttgctcgagttgtgggtcgtgaccccccgccggaacggggatcacagctagctcccgcgggatgtcaacgcgaggcatcggcctagggagatcaccgtcctccggcatgccgagatggttgccttcggaggggccccctagatcgacgtggaaacattcgtggctcgggccgcagtcctcgtcgccgaggctacggctaccgtcggaacagtcggaaaggcagcaatcgcatgcggtcatgaagccctgcatggcactggggttgccaagtccggagaaatcccaacagacgctgggctcgtcgtctccctcggacccagagggcccgtaggtcgagacgtccgtcagccggtcccaaggtgaccgcatacgaaaccccagagggttcggattCGCCTCTACGAGGGCGTCCACCAAAGCGGAGCCGCTAGACGGGTCGAGGCtaaatccgaaagacgtgggatgggaatcggtcggtacctcttggtcgacgggcggtgatgaggtcacgtcggggactgactgcaccgtcgtctcaggtatgagggcgacacccagcaagcctttcgcgagcgtgctggcgtcgtccgtttgctcgggattgacgcgtcgcggggagacagcgctcgtcttcgtctcaagcgcgaggccgatgcccggcgcgccccccgttggagtgctggcgttgtcgactcgctcgatggccgacgaggcgccgcctcctgcttggccttggttgccccgcctcctcctcctccgtcgacggggaagaggacggggcgagcccgaaggttgttcttccaccacgcggggaagacgtcgtcgatcccgccgctggcgggcggactgtcggccgccacCGTCGCTGTCGCCCGACACCTGTTTCTTGGTCTTTTTCATTGGctatttgtgaacctttggcacctgtagaactttataaactagagcaaactagttagtccaaatgtttgtgttgggcaattcaaccaccaaaatcaattaggaaataggtgtaagcctaattccctttcactactgTATGAAGGCATGATGCCTGTGCGGCTATCCCTAGCCACGCGGAGAACAGCCCCAAGGGTATCTCGTGAGCGGTTAAGGTGCGTTGTCCGAGACACCATCATCAGGCCCAGAACTCCTCAAGAAGGCGCAGAACCCCTGTGCGCACAAAGCCGGACCCACAAAGTAAAGCAACCTGGAGCCATTGGGTGGAGTTCGGACCCCACCAAGTAagctccggaccacccataaCAAGGTTCTGGGGGAGGAAGCGCCGTGGCCTAGGCATGGGTCCGATGCTGACACGTGTACGGGCCCTATTCGGTACGCCTCCGCTCCCCGCTCGGCCGAGGGCCCGATACTGCCACATGGCTTATTGCCCGTGACGTAGGCCAGCGAGCGGAGCATGACGTAAGAACTCTGGGCCGTGCGGCctccgcatttattgcggaggggATGCACCGCCTGCCCGCCCTACTGATAGGTGATGTGCCCCttcggcatttaatgcgtcctgtccactccgtTGGCAGACGACGCCCAGGCCATGTAGCAGGCGGCGTGCCCGTCTAATCCGAACAGTATGCTCGTGCTGTAGGATACGCAAATACGCTATGTCCACGAGCACTTGTGCATTACCAGGGAAGCTTCCCCAGCAGACCAAGACTACGCGAACCGCGGGTGTCACAACgcgagaagattgctccagcagacAGCTATTGCTGCCCCAAGTCTTACATCCATCGTGCTCCTGGACCCATATGTCGGGGCTCAGGACTCTTGTACATGCCcctcttgagctataaaaggggagcatGCAATGTTACAAAGGGACTCAGACGCAAGTCATCCAGGCTTACACCcaactcaagctctcaagcaatacaacacacagtggagtagggtattacgcttcggcggcccgaaccactctaaactcttgcgtaTTCTTGTGTTCATTCATACCTCTcgcaacaggcaaaacgcttaagcccctccACATCTTTggacttagggcgggtgcactctgccacccggtcagaaaatttcctctccgacacatGACTTTACAAAATCCAAGTTTGATAAAGTTAGAAAAAATTACTCGTCGTACCACTACCACTGATTACATAGAAAAAAAAAGGTTTTGTTATTATTCTTTCACGTaactctttttctttctctccttGCGACACATTAGTGGAGGAACCTTGCAGGCTGCCCCAGCCATACCTCGTGTCATCGTAGCCTTGTCAACCTAGCTTGCAGCATCGTCCGCTCGTTCGCCGATGCCACGCCAAACTGGTGCATGTGTGCCTGTTTGGCTGTTTCCCCTGGCCCCGACCTCGTCGGCTCCTTAATcgctggaggaagaagaaaaacaCGCGGCGAAGAagaaagcaaaaggaaatagaggATGATTACCTAACATGTGGAGTTTGGATCATCCTTTAGACCATCTTTTATGTGAAATTTGAGAGCTCCTAGTGTATTGAAAATTGTTTTTGCACCTCGAGGACTAGTTGAGTAAATTGTGTTGGTTATTCTCTTGTTACTCTCCAAAGAGCAACTCTTGTGGGATTGTGGCCGGATGGAGTGTTACTATAGTGTGGTTCTTACGATGCTCGAGTGTTGGGTTTGACATGTGATACTAATTAGTGTGTGAACCATTTAGCTTGGACTCACCATAATGGGAATGTGAGTTATTAGCTAGCATCAGAATATAAATAATAAACCATTGTATTTTTTCAGTTACCTGGTTTTGTTTGATTGCTATCACACTTATTTTTCATTCATATTATTCTCTCGTGTGGTAGTTACTTGGGTAACTATAGAGAAGTTCATGTTGTAAAAGTTATGTCTCTATAGTAACTAATTAAATAACTGATTAAATTTGGATGAGTGAGACTAATATAAAGACTTAGCAACTACTCCTTCCATTCCCTATCTTAAGGCACTGAAGGTTTATCATAAGTTGAAGTTTTAAAACTTTGATCAATAATATTTACAAATATATTGTGCTAGATGTTTTAATAATAAATATAACAGTTTTATTTTATTTAGTCAATGTTTATAAATATTTTGTTATTAATGGTCAAAGTTTTAAAATATTGACTCAGGACAAACCTTCGCGACCTTAAGATAGAGAATATAGGAGTAGTTGTTTAAAGAACTTGTTGTTATGAAATAGTGCCAGAGCAAGTATTCTGTTCTTACACCATCTCTCATATTAATTAAGTTTATTTTAGTATCTTATGGTATTGAAAGAAGTTTTATAAACTATTTATATCTCTCTAGCTATATAAACCCTTATAACTATCTATAATTTAAATTTTACTTTGTGACTCTAAATAAACAATATTTTGTATGTCACTGGCTCTCTTTAGTTGTACGTACTGGGCCTGCCGTGCGCCGTGCACCGCACACCTTTGGGAACACGCGGCTCCGGCCACTTGCAACGATCACGAGCGCATGACGTTGGCCCCACGCCACGCACCACGCTTCGCGGCCCATCCACGCCGTCGATCGCCCGACGGACTGCCCCCGATCTGGGAGACTCCCTCGAGGGCCCCGTGTGTCCGACGTCCGTGTGGGTCCGGCACGGGCGAGCCAGCGCCATCAACCGGCCAACCTCCGCTGTGCCTGCACTGCATCTTTACCACTAGTCGCCGTGccgtcccctccccttctctctctcctcgCTCCCCACGCCACGCATCGCCTCGTCGGAACGGAAGGCGGCAGCGCTGCGAGCAAGGGAGGGAGGGAGCGGGGATGAGGATGCTGTCGAAGGCGTGCTCGATTGTGGCCTCCTCCCTCCCGCGCtgctcctcctccgccgccgcccCCACGGTCGCCCTTCTCTCTCACCTGTACATCGACTCTTCCCTTTTCGCGGTGGTTCTCGGCGGGGGGGTTTGGATCTGGGTTTGGGGATTTTCATCGCGTCGCGTCCCCGTGACCTCCAACTGCCTCGGTTCCAACGGAACAGTCGTTTCGCACGACAGCCCCTGGCTTCCCGCGCTATCGCAAAGATGCCGAGCTGTTTATCGGTTCTATAGTACATCCCTACTTCCCTTTACTCGAGCTAAGTAgtttttgtattgatttgcacggtATGGAGATGGGTTTGGTGGTTAGTACCCGTTGCGTGAGTAGTTTCTCTGTGAATTCACGGTCTTGACAAATTTTGGCTTGTTTATGTTTTTTTTTTGGCAGATGAGGGGGCAGCCGTCCTTGCTGCCAAGCGTGCGGAAGCAATGGCCCGGGAAGCCACTGCTGTATGGAATCGGCACCCTGTTGGTCATGCCACTGAGGACACTGTATGGAGTGGGTCGTGTTTTTGGCGCAGGACGGTTTCTCTGCAACATGACCAACGTCTCTTCGTCGCTGCAAATTGAGCTTGTAAGTGGTCTGAAATACTCGTGTGACTTCTAGCTAGCTATTGAGTATTTAGGAGTCTATTGTTTATTAATATTTGCTTAATGCTTATCGATGTAAGCACCCTGTTTTTGTATTGATATGGTGGTGCTCTTTAGGAGAGAATCCAGTGGTAAAAACAGTTGGTTCTGTGGATTTTATTTTATTTCAATCAGTTGTGATGAGTTTCTTACAATTGGATGCCATTGCTTTGTAGAAAGAAAATACAAGGCAATTTTAGTAGAAAAGTGCTGATGTCCATGAAAAGAAGTCTCATTCTCGATCAACTCTCTCTCACTGCTTTGCTCATGCTTGCCGTTTTGCTCTGTTTCCTCTGTTCTCTACCTAACTATGATGTTAAGCTGAATCTATTACTGACATTGTTAAGCTGAAGCATGCATTGGTGGGCACATAATTTGCATGTTATTTTCACAGTTTCCTCCACACAAATGACAACCTTTCTTTAGATGGAACAGCATGACTCCTAACCTAGATCATCATAGTGGATATCATAAATAAATAGTAGACATTGTTATGAATAGCGGAAACAATAAATAAGACATTTTTTGAAGGCAACGACTAATATGCAAGCAGTcggtgcaagcgtgcaagcaacTTTCTTGGTCTGTTAGATCTAGATCCAACCGTATGTGCAATCATGGTTTGTTAGGGGTTTTTTTATAAAGTTACACGAGGTAGTGGtgggatgatttaaatgctaaatatggCATACGGTTAAATCTAGATCTAACGGATCAAGAGACCTGCTTGCACGATTGTACCTAATGGCTGCTTGCATATTAGTCGTTGCCTTTTTTGAATGGTTTTTTTATTATCAGCTGTTACCATGAATTTGTTGCTCTTTACATAATTACCCTCCTATATGTAGATATTTCTTGTCATTCAATCAACATCTGTCCTGGTTCATATGCAGGTACCATGCCTTCGAGATAACTATGCGTATATCCTGCATGATGTTGATACTGGAACAGTTGGAGTAGTGGATCCTTCTGAGGCTATGCCTATTATAAATGCATTGGAAAAGAGAAACCAGAACTTGACTTATATACTGAACACCCATCATCACTATGATCATACTGGTGGAAACTTGGAATTGAAGGCAAAATATGGTGCAAAGGTATAGCTTTGGGCTATTTTATTTGTTCTTTCTTTTTCTGTATCGTTCAGTGACTCTGATACAGTATGTGACAATGACACAATCAAAATGGGTTTTTGTTATGAGCTAAAGTGAAGACAATAGTGCTATACCCAATGATGGAGTTATTATGAGTGTTTTTTAAAGTATATTCTTATCAATAAAGTATCTGTTAAATTCGACAATACTTATAGTTTTCAAGATTGAATTATATAACTGAAGTTTAAAACAGAGCAGATACTAATGGCTATGCCTCAAGTTTGAGTATGTCATTTGCCTACAGTATCAAATCAaagttttgatgattttctaggtGATTTGAAGGAAACTGTTTGACGCAAATATTTTTTCTTTAGTTTTCATTGTTTCTACACTGGATTGCTCCTGCCACCTGAAATACTTAATTGCATATAGAATAAGATTGGTGTGTCTCATTTAGTCTTCTGGTGATCATATGCATTTTAGGTAATTGGTTCTGAGAAGGATAAGGACAGAATACCTGGCATTGACATCACGCTTAAGGAGGGTGACACATGGATGTTCGCTGGCCATCAAGTTCTTGTACTGGAAACTCCTGGGCATACAACAGGTGTTTGATGGAAAATTTCTTATGACTCATCTTATATTCGTTCTTGCCTTCAAAGTTAACTCCTGCACTGCACATGAAGGCTTTTCGTTAACTTTTCATGTATTTTTATTAGGTCATGTGTGCTATTATTTCGCTGGTTCTGGAGCTATATTTACAGGTGACACCTTGTTCAATCTATCATGCGGAAAGCTTTTTGAAGGGACTCCACAGCAGGTTTTTCACTTGCTTGCAAATATCTTCATTTACATGTATGTTGTGTGAAGGTGCTACTGGACTTCTGTGACAAGCTACTCCTTTGTAGTGCTTTTATTTCACTAAAGAAGTCTCTTAGTTGTGAACAACAAACATTTTTGTTGGAGTTTCTTAATTTTTTGATTGAACTTAAATTATTTTCTCAGCTGCAACTATTAGAACCTATAAGCATGAGTAAGCAAGATATGTGTATAGGTTAAAAATGGTTCATGAACTTGAAAGACTGAGTTTGTTCTACATTATGTCAGTATTTGTACTTTCATTTGTTTGAACATAGGGATAATTGTGATTAAATCTAACGATTATTATGATTTAATGGGCTTTAGTTATTTAATAAAGATCTAGaaggttgtgaactctttgtagtTTAATTTATCATCTACGGCTCAGTAACTTTTCCTTTTTTGTAGAAGGTATGGAAAATGCTGTTCCATGTATCTTTGAGATTACATGACCATTTGAGCCTGTCTCATTGCAGATGTATGCCTCACTCCAGAAAATTACAGCTCTACCCGATGATACAAAAGTATACTGTGGGCATGAATATACCTTGGTGAGTAATTTTTCATTTCATTTCCAGTCTCCTGCATCTATCTGTTATTTAATGCCTGATGTTCCTCTATGCAGAGTAATGCAAAGTTTGCCTTGAGTGTAGAACCGGGAAATAAAGCATTGCAGGAATATGCTGCAAATGCAGCTGAGCTGCGTAATAAGAATATACCCACGGTAATGTTATCTGTCTTTGTGACAAGCTAGTGCTTCTTAAGCATGAAATTATGCATTTCTAGCTTTGTTTACCTTAAAAGTCCTCgattctattctttcttgtggacATTTCATAATGTGGAATCCATAATTTATTTCATGATCCATCTGCAATACTTAACTAGAGAGCGTTTCCACCTTTTACTCTGACCTTAAATCCTTAATCCAAATTTCACGTTTGCAGGTGCCAACAACAATTGGAAGGGAGAAGGAATGCAATCCTTTCTTGCGGACCTCCAATCCAGAAATTAAGAGAACACTGTCCGTTCCAGATCATTTCGATGAAGATCGGGTGCTTGGAGTTGTCCGTCGAGCAAAAGATAACTTCTGACTAACAAAAGGAAATGCTCGTGACGTATGACCCATATCTTGTTAAAGTTCAGACAGAGAACCTAAGTCACAATAAACATAGGAGGAAATGAAGGTATATATGTTTGAGCTAGATTTTGAAATGCTTCGGCAAAATTATGTCGAGTGTATGTAGCTTGGGCAGTGCAGTGCTTGTCTATAGCAACCAATGATTCTTTTGACCACTACAAATAAGCGTGTTCTGCTATCATCTACTCTCTGTAAAAAAAACGCCACGTAGCCGTTTCATAGTCGATCTTCAGTTCTTATTCAATACTTCAACTTGGCGGTTTGCACTGTGGCAGTGGATATTACTTGAATGCATTGCACTGCGATCTGTAGGGATCCATGTTTGTTCGCTGCATGAATATGGTATCAACAGTGCAGTGCTTGGAAATGTACATATAGGCTAATATGAAAAGGTGCTTATTGGGGGCCTTTGCTTGATGACATGAACGCCAGGCTTGGATTTTACGTCACATTTCGGGGAGATTGCCGTTCAATCATCAACCATGATCGATGTGATGCGTCACCGACCAATAGATTTTAGACGATGTTCCATGATTCTTCCGAAGCTTCGCTGGTAGTGTTAACGGTCTGGATGTTTCTCTCGCGCTCAACTTTGAGCTCGTGGTACTATGGAAGTTTACCACCCGAAACAGGCCAAAAGTTAAATCAGCGAACTATTGTCATATTGATTCCCCCGAACAAGTGGAAAGTTAAGGGTTAGTTTGGGAGCAAGGTAATTGAAGGAGACTGAGAAGGCTAGAATCTCCGATTCTCTTTCCAAACTAGCTGCTAGTTTGGTAActtaggtgctgtttggttcacgaaatgtaacgtaaagggtaatggtaatggtttacactcgattacgggcggtaacaagtttgaatagtctggtatcaatttttagtatggtatctgattacggttggactaaagcaaacatgatttaacgttatcacttacccattacgttacaaatatttgAACCAAACGGTACCTTAAATCTTCTATGGAATTTTTAGGGGTTAAGTGGGAAATTAGAAGTAAGGGTTGGTTTAGTCGATATGGAAGTTGAGGGATCTATATTTGAATAGCGAGGGGATTCCTCTCCTATATATCTTCTCTATTTTCTTGTCCACCAAATCAGCCTGGTTCCCCTTTTTACATTAATATTTGAATATTAAttatgagtattaaatatagACATAATTTGTCTCGTTCTTTAGTCTTCATCTATATAATAATTTTATAAATAAGCTAAATTTATTGTCAATAATTATTATTCAAACAACTAAACTTTAATTAGGCATATTTGAGTTGTCTTACATGATCTGTTTGAATTCGACACGATTAAGGGCGGGGTGGGGTCGCTTGATAAAAGAGCCAATTGCTAGCTAATTAAAAATTAGCTAAAATTAGTTATTTTGCATCTAAACAATAGAGCTAACATGTGAGCTGATTATTTAGACAAAGTGTTCAACAAGTTGTTAGCCAACTGTCTAACCAATTTTACCTATTTAGTCTAACTTATAACTAGTTCTAGCTTATAAAAACACACGTTAAGCTTGAATACATATGCATGTCATAGTTTATTCTAGTAATTTAAGTGATTTATACATATGAAATAAATTCAAACCTCTTGGAACTACATATTATCTTGCTTGAGAAAAAACATATTAGCAAACAAGCTCCGAAGTATTCTTAGAGCCAAAGATCGAAATTATTTACACGCAAAAGTAAGATGAAACCTTTTACACAAATGTCGAGCGTGCAGCTCAATATATGCAGTTCTTACCTAGTTTTGATTTGAAAAAAAAAGAAGTAAAACAAAAGCGGCCAAGATTGTGAAACGAAAATCCCTCTCTCCCCATTTCTTCATTCTTGTCCCCCACCCACCTCCGTCCATCTCCCACCCCTGTACACCTGTTCAGCCGATGTTGTCGCTGACGTTGCCCGGGATGTGATCAATGTCGACGAGGACTCCGCGCCCTACCCTGACTCGCGACATTGTGTTTCCTCATCGTGATGTGCTTGGACTTGGGATCCTTGGGTTTGGAGGTGTCATTGGTCTGACGGGCCGCTTGGGTTTTGGCTGTGGGCGTAGTTTGGGAATGCAGTGAGCGAGCTGAGGGCGCATGTGGAGATGATTGTGCTGAGTGCGGACGGAGTGGATGGGATGAGGACGTGCGTTCTGCGCCCGAGCAATCTCTTCGGTCCGCGCGATTCCAGCTTGGTGAGGTTTGTTGCTGGATATGCAAGGTCTCCCTTGGGCAAGGTATTCCAATACGAAATCGACTTTGTTACTGTTCAACTTATCTTCACGATTCAGATGTTTAGCAGTTGTCATCAATGGAGTATTTCTTTAGTGAAGGACAGATATATATATCAAACCATGTTTCCAACTTGACATGCCCACAACATTATATCAAAAAGAAGAACTTCTCACGAAGGTTGAGAAAACCTCCGAACTCCTGCCCACCCATACACAGCAGCACCGTatcccatgtgagaacgaccgcgTCCGGGACCGggtcttagacctgtgctttAGCATGGGATAAACGAGAGGATTTTTTTAGCCACAGCCTGAAAATTCGCTCCCATGTAGAGTCGAACCCAGGATCTGAGAAGTGCTACTCAGATCACCTAATCAATTCGGCTAGAGACCCTTTCGCTGCCTAGTTGGTTCTAGCTAATAGCATTTCTTATTTTCTTAGTTATATATTATAATGATCCACTTTGTTTACTAGATAATATAAGTAGTTATTGTTAGAATATGCTATACATAGGCTACGACCTTAGTTGTCTAGGATCCTCTCAGGGTAGATTAGAAACCGACTCGAATT contains these protein-coding regions:
- the LOC100216606 gene encoding probable hydroxyacylglutathione hydrolase 2, chloroplastic isoform X1, which encodes MRMLSKACSIVASSLPRCSSSAAAPTMRGQPSLLPSVRKQWPGKPLLYGIGTLLVMPLRTLYGVGRVFGAGRFLCNMTNVSSSLQIELVPCLRDNYAYILHDVDTGTVGVVDPSEAMPIINALEKRNQNLTYILNTHHHYDHTGGNLELKAKYGAKVIGSEKDKDRIPGIDITLKEGDTWMFAGHQVLVLETPGHTTGHVCYYFAGSGAIFTGDTLFNLSCGKLFEGTPQQMYASLQKITALPDDTKVYCGHEYTLSNAKFALSVEPGNKALQEYAANAAELRNKNIPTVPTTIGREKECNPFLRTSNPEIKRTLSVPDHFDEDRVLGVVRRAKDNF
- the LOC100216606 gene encoding Probable hydroxyacylglutathione hydrolase 2, chloroplastic yields the protein MRGQPSLLPSVRKQWPGKPLLYGIGTLLVMPLRTLYGVGRVFGAGRFLCNMTNVSSSLQIELVPCLRDNYAYILHDVDTGTVGVVDPSEAMPIINALEKRNQNLTYILNTHHHYDHTGGNLELKAKYGAKVIGSEKDKDRIPGIDITLKEGDTWMFAGHQVLVLETPGHTTGHVCYYFAGSGAIFTGDTLFNLSCGKLFEGTPQQMYASLQKITALPDDTKVYCGHEYTLSNAKFALSVEPGNKALQEYAANAAELRNKNIPTVPTTIGREKECNPFLRTSNPEIKRTLSVPDHFDEDRVLGVVRRAKDNF